The sequence below is a genomic window from Cherax quadricarinatus isolate ZL_2023a unplaced genomic scaffold, ASM3850222v1 Contig1537, whole genome shotgun sequence.
tgtcgtggtattagttccgaaaggtggacagactacggtagaggattaccgagcaatatcgcttctgtgtggcgattataagttatttgcacgaatattagggaatagaataaaaaaggtgataggtaacgtaattgacagaggacaatatggggtaccgggtaggacaatgaatgaagggcatggagttcttagaagttttatagaacaggggggggagttggggggtgggggtgtgttggcattggattggcgagctgcttacgatagtgtggagagggatgcgttatggaggttcatgcgttggcagggattcgggaaggaaattatatcttgggcgaaaacattgtatcagggagcatctatgagagtacaggttaatggaaggctaggtgttaacattcagatgggaaggggtttgcgacagggttgccctctatcgcaaatattgtttgcgtgcctccaggatcccttttatagggcagttaggtggagtatcgcaagtggaggggttagtaatgaacgagagggttggccgggtattgtgggttatgtggatgatacaactgtattggtgagggatgagaaggatttacacaaggttggaaaggtggtagatgtgtttggagaggctactgggatggaaattaatgtggcaaagtctaagtatatggacctaggcaataacgtaaatagagatgggactgtagggcgcgggtggagtgtggtggatcagctattgatttgtgggatagtgtacgctaagaatgatagggtcgcacaagaggtaaattcgatgcacaccgtggatggggtattgaaaagattgggtggtttgaggacggcgcagctaacgttgcatcagagggtcattgtgacgaacgtgctgttgtatagtaagatatggcacgtggtggcagtaTACCCGCTGAGGCGgcgagaggtgcaacggttgcagcatgggattttccgatttatatggggatcgggttgtgactggctaagtagaggggtggtgacgcttcccgttagccacggggggctggggcttatacattTAGAAAAGCGTATGATGATTGTGTATCTAAAACGCGGGTATTTGGGGGAAGTGGGGGCGAGGAAAGGGGGGCTAGAAAAACTGCGTATGGATATGCAACGATGGTGGGGGGGTAaggatttaatgattggtgaggccatgttgagggttttaatgacggtgagggatccgaagcgccttaaattgaggattctagagagggtggggggtgggtctctggtggcggcagttgagggggcataccccatgtatgcatgggggaatatctggaaatgtttacggcaattgcgtattaaaccaggtgtaagggaggtaatgtttaggtttctacatggaatcttgccgtctggtgttgtTATTCaataggagactaagggagggtggggagtgcaaagcgtgtggatgttccgagactatttttcatgcggtgtatttttgtaattgtttagaagctgtgagggtatggttaggtagggtagttaggttagtgggtggggaagggttacaggtgttaagggtgttaagtttagatataggtgggatgagtcagatggtggcgaatgcggttgcgtatgtggttactgattttatttgtcttgggctatgagggaggtgggtgtggatgaaagaataaaggtgttagcggccaccatttatagaactaagtgtcgcaatagggatctttatgagggaaggtgggagacagcgtttactgagggataccggagttttaagttaaaggatttacgggatttaagtGTAAATGGGAAGtgacgggctagtttcttgagcggagctgtatagtccttgtggcttagcgcttctttttgattataataataataataattcttgagcggagatgtgtggatggcgaaaaaatatgaaaaatgagTTAATCTTACCGAAAAATAGAGCAAagatctggcaacattttggtgtgCGCCTCGTCTCTGTACGATAATTACATATAAAGCTATCGTAATTATAACAATGGTAACTACGTCATCAGCGCGGCCCAGCTAACGTCATAACAAACCACGTGCTCCAGCGCGACTCGCTTCATAAAACTtgcgatactccacctaactgccctataaaagggatcctggaggcacgcaaacaatatttgcgatagagggcaaccctgtcgcaaaccccttcccatctgaatgttaacacctagccttccattaacctgtactctcatagatgctccctgatacaatgttttcgcccaagatataatttccttcccgaatccctgccaacgcatgaacctccataacgcatCCCTCTCCACACTATCGTAAGCAGCTCGCCAATCCAATGCCAGTAACTGGCAACCATCAGGTTAGCTGTGAGGAGGAGCTGCTCACACCATATCAAGTCAGTGCCGACTGGAAGTCTGAAGAGAGTGGGTATGTCACTTTGTCTGACAGCTGACTACCCTTGGGACGTTACTTTTTTGCCTTTCATTGTATACATTTTTGGTACACAATGCCTGCAAAGAAGAAACAGTTTGCCAAGAACATTAgccacaagaggaaaaggcacatAGAAGCAATGATAAGGTCTATACAAGCAAAGTGAGCAGCAGCTGCTGTGGTTGGTGACGCCGCCACGATGCTAGTACCACGCCGCCACGACTAGTACCACCACTGTGTGACGCCGCCacgatgctagtaccaccacgtggtgacgccgccacgatgctagtaccaccacgtggtgacgccgccacgatgctagtaccaccacgtggtgacgccgccacgatgctagtaccaccacgtggtgacgccgccacgatgctagtaccaccacgtggtgacgccgccacgatgctagtaccaccacgtggtgacgccgccacgatgctagtaccaccacgtggtgacgccgccacgatgctagtaccaccacgtggtgacgccgccacgatgctagtaccaccacgtggtgacgccgccacgatgctagtaccaccacgtggtgacgccgccacgatgctagtaccaccacgtggtgacgccgccacgatgctagtaccaccacgtggtgacgccgcctcgatgctagtaccaccacgtggtgacgccgccacgatgctagtaccaccacgtggtgacgccgccacgatgctagtaccaccaccctcctctcaACACCTGTCCTTGTTCACTGCTACTGAACTATTGGATATTTCATGTTCAAAAACAAGTTAGACAAAATATAGGAGCCCCGCAAATATGCCCACCTCCACCAcggctgctactaccacaactactacctccactgctgctactaccacaactactacctccactgctgcctGGAGGACATTAGATAATCATGTGTCCACCTACATCCAGTCATAGGTACGTAATTATTAGTGttttttttggtatatttttataTTGGTATGTGTATAAATATCATATATGGGTGCAATTATATGTATCTGTACATAATCACTGGGAATAGGATTTTGAGAATTCATTTCTTTTCAGATTGATTGGGATGGATTTTTCAGATTGGCCGGCCACCAGAGAACTTCAGGACAAAgggatcttcatggaacttcaggaatAATGTCTATATAACCAGTTCTACTCTCAATAAACGTATAAAGGCActatgagtatttttacccactgTATAGTAATGTTCAATGTATTTGTTGATTTTTTTCAAAAGTGCATTTATTTGTATTTTTCTGAGGTAAAACCATTATTTATGAACCGATCATTTTGAATTTTACTAAAGTTATTCAGGGGAGCCTGTTTGACTTTGTAATGGAGTTGTCTTGGGTAATAATCCCTTCAATTTTGCATAAATTGATGtaaagtgcaaaaaaaaaaaattaaagtaaaGACTATTTTTTTTTGGGTACCATAACATGTTATTGCATTATTTATATCCATTAGATAGTCAATTTGGCATTACTTTATCATTTGTGATTATCAACAATGATTTCGAGATTGCCAATATTGACTTGCGTTGCTATAAGTGTTGCCATGTCCAATTTttcacatttttatttttaataactTTATTTATTGGACGATCTTGATGCAACTTTCACCACATGAGGCTCAATATGCCTAAAGTCTCTGGTAATGTGTGTGAGAATGACTGTTCGTTATTGTGAGAGTGCcttcaaagatgttatagaaagcacatactacatggtgttactaaggtatgccatAAGACTGTATCGAGtatgctgtgatacaaagtccggTGTTTCCCTTCTTGTAGGATGCATTCTGTAAGACAATTTCTGTATATCAGAAGGTTCGAAGTTAACATAGCTGTAATGAGTAACGTGGTACAGTTTTATATTATGCGAGATTGTATTTTGGTACATAAGGCCTAACATATGTTTCATcggcctggttaagattatatagtacatgtcgtgtgacactgtgtagggtagtgttaaatattttaagtacacgctgttgttttccctttgctattttaatgtttaaagTCACATATAAGAATATGTGTAAGGtaatataaaatgtatattgattttgtgtaaatacgCAATTTCAGATGACTTTGTTGGATCAGGTGTGCATATGAGTTAAAGTagcggtgtatattatgtattaatactgctatagggtatatagtgtatgaagtcttgggtggattgcacccgtgttgagatatagagtatattatccttgtatgctagggaaagttttcataattgttacttagagtAAGTAGTATCCTACGCTCTTATAGTATGTCGATGTTTTGTAGGTatttgatgggggggggggttaccttttacttccagagcacatatgtacgactttataaatgGACCTTTGGTGGGGtggatgtataggttttaatggtatgtggtgaggtttttaccttttaagaattgttttgtatataaaacttggcataagatgtttaagtgtgctgaagtagattctctggatatgttgttggtaTACCTGTGCGaagtttcttcttcttttttgatggtgtatacgtatgttgtactttaattttgttgttacatgttgattggtttcgtaacatgtttgcttacacgtataatgtatactgtattttaaatataaaaaaaaaaaaaaatgtataggggatgagggacagttaGTGTCAGCACAAAGTTTAAATGTTTGTGTATTTTGACAATGTAATTTATAATTCTGGGTAAGAACTGATattatgtttttatttatttaatgtattgtattgttttaaataaaatataaaaaaaaaatctgcagtgactacacaaataccaaagaagcacttatataatgacatcagaattggctgctgcactccaatcaaacactacttttatgtaccgtgcttcacgtgaaaaaatggtcttataatAAAAACGCTAGTCCTACTTAGTAATGCTGACACTCCCCTTCCCCCCTTGAAAAACATACCACTTTCACCCGAGTATACTCATTGACATCTTATACATTTATTAGAGCATTGAGGATATCATTGACAAcatgtataaacacaatccagccatctaaaaggctgactataatacaagaaaagtctgaacatgatggcacacatccaccaaagaaaccaatccacaccctaaccctcatataccccatgataacaatcaatatcgtgcacggtggtggatttaatacactaccgctgactcttcacccccccccctcaaggaaggttccttgatgttggtgaggggttcttgatttagggaattggatctgtgctccagttccccgaattaagcctgaatgccttccacatcccccccccccccaggcgctgtataatcctccgggtttagcgtttcccccttgattatattattattattataatcaaaaagaagcgctaagccacaagggctatacagcaccccttgattataataataataattcacgcccccccacatgcctagtaactgtgtctgccgtcaccactcataacctccatcagtcattgaatttaaaaatacattaaggTACAATAACAAAGGAATATGAGCACCCCTTATCGTCTCCGCCacagaaaaataaaaatgttacatTTTCTAATTACATACTGCTGATTCATCTTTGTGCTTacaaaatatcccccatcccCTATGCTTTTTATCTCTCTACTCCAAAGCTAAAAACCagattatacatttcatcaatcaaattatattaaaataagcataataatatcaatacttatcatccgactaataggtgtacattattatcaccctgagttccatgaaatttacataattatttttttttttttttttttataacatacAATACATTAACAAAAGCATACAGCATGAGAGCATCGACAGACAATATAAATTCATCAATTTCTATACACTGGAATACGCACTAATATGTCAAATATATACACAATTCATTACTACAAAATATAACTATTCAAGTAATACAAAATAAAGAATCCTCTTGCTCCTTCCCGACTGCTAATTTCAatatccacacacaattacatgcCGCAAAAATGCAAGCCgtataaccccccccccacatttaCCCCAGCTCCCCAAAATGTAAGCATTTCACCGTtgtttatttaacttataaactaaccatactaAATTAAACTTAAGAACATATTATATTAAAAACAATAACTCTACAGTAGTGAAAACGCCAGCTGCTgtcctaatattatttatatatacatatgtatatatatatacattagaaaCTGAATTAGTTTACAATGGGAGTCAAATCCTATCTTTATTGCTGTCCCATGCAGCATTCTCAGACTTGTACTCTTATACGCTACTACGATAGCCTTCAGCAGAAGGCATTAATTAACAATATTAAATAACTACTAAGAACGCGTGAACTCAGCACTCCCATGCACATCCCAATTACACACAATCGTTCTCTTGCACTTATCACTCACCCACGCACATGCACACCAAACCAACATCTTTCGTTTGGCAAGCCCGTTTGatacccccccccttttttttttatctaatgctttacacaacaatttaaacccacttccccccccctcacaactctagcaactccccaacagttatggacctgtaaccctcagtaaaagctccctcccatctcctcccataaatttcccgattcctattcattgtcctacaaaaaatcctcgctaaaactcgtttcctcgtctccccattatccacccctctcattccccacgatatgtacacgaaatccaccatgatataagctactccccgtgccacattctcccccaccccccctatatcaagactcagcgctctcaacactgacaccccagttcctcctatcctcctgaccacattccccagccattccctcacactccccaaataattgcaaaagtataccacgtgataggctgtttccaactccccacataacccacaccaaccctcctctacCACATGTCTGTTTCTGAGGACTGATCCAGTAGGCAGAATCCcgtgtaaaaatttaaacatgatctctcgcaccctgggccctagctttagtttaccgaacagactccatatagcgccccatgcatacatcgggaacagcccctcaactggggccgtctcctctaccctcaatattcgatataaatccctcacctttaatttgtctggctcgcgcgcccacaaaagtgccctcaacaaaatctctcactccctccattccccacccacatacattcccctcaaaatatcatgtaacctttgcatgcatgtccccctctgtccccctAATCTTTTCCACTCCCACATGACGAAAATGCATTTCACCCTCCTTCCCAggtccaacaaacctaaacctcccttcctcaccggcaaagtcaccacctccctcttcatccattcacatcctgagccccataagaacctaaaaacacttctaaggatacgagtaatctcagccctcagcaatggaaaaactgctgctacataccataccttactgtacagcaatacgTTAATAACAATCGCCCGTTGCAACAATGTCAAGTGATAAGGCCGTAACATCCCCAACCGATGTTCCACGCGTTCCACCATTCTCAACGAATTCGCCTCCCTAGCCTCCCGTATGGTCGCTCTATACGaaatgccacatattaataactgcccttcctgccttctcaccacatcagtcccaatcaactctgtttctccactcccctagccccatgatctttgttttctcaacgtttaccgtcatgcctgtcgcccctccaaacatgccaaccacccctcccaactctctcaatcttgttcccttccggactaggagtgtcgtgtcatccacgtaacctaccacatgatgcctaatcaagccctccctcgacctctccccaccacacactctggtctcaaccaacctataaaatggatcttgcacacatgcaaataactgtgatagcgggcaaccctgcctcaagcccctatccatgttcaccacacctcccacgcgtccattgatctgaattctcgcttttgcccctttatacaacgtttcaacccaccccacaatctcatccccaaaaccttgtttgctaaggatctgtcttaaaccctccctttccacctgatcatAAGCACCCTGCCAATCAATCGCCACCATACCCCCTCCTTCCTGTGTCCCCTCAAAACTCTCAACAAACCCCTTTAGAATTCCGTGCCCCATGACCATCGACCGTCCTGGCAACCCTAGTTGACCTTTTGAAACTACAAGTCCCACTACACATTTTAACCTATTCCCCAAAATCTTCGCGAACAATTTATAGTCCGCACACATGAGAGTAATTGCCCTGTAATCTTTAAGTGTACTCTGTCCCTTACCCTTGGGCACAAGCACTACGACCCCTGTACTTTGCTTCTCGCCCAGTTCTCCCCCGTCTTTCATTCTATTGAACAGCGTTACTAAAAAACCCCTTAACAGATCCCaatgttttaagtaaaattcacttGGTAGTCCATCAATACCTGGTGCTTTGCCTCTGCACATGTCTACAAGCGCTCTCCATATCTCCCTCTTCAATCTCACcacccaaagcttccctatcCTTTCTCCCCAGAGCTACAGGCTCTACAGCACACACCCCATCAAGATCCTCCCTATTAACTCCTTTACTTTTCCAATAATGCCCATACCACGCATCCGCAAACATACTCATCACCTCCGTTGTTTTTAACACCTGCCCCTCCGTAAACCCTTTCACCTCAGTGCGCACTTCCAAATCTGCTATTGTGGTCGCTGTcctcctctgctgttgtctcctcaacacacatgccgatggcttgtccccccaaagcacttcctccacacccgcaccgcatgaaatctctcctcctgcacctctcttATCCTGCTCTTCAGATCATCTATTGCCTCTGTTTGGAATACCCCTCCCGCTACTCCTTGCTCATGATAGTATCCTATTCTACTTTCCAAATAATTTGTTAATCCATACTTCAGTCGATTTATacgcttcccctcacccacgtaaaacctacgaatcctctccttggccacactgtcccaccaacGTACAACATTATCAACCTTTTTTGCCTCCTCACTTAGCTTCCTCCACAGCGAAGCAaacccctcctccacttcctcatcctcaaggagtcgcgtgtttaatttccagcagctttcaaaccgtttcactaacgagtcccaagctacccccaccaccactgccctgtgatctgaataaattgcttctatagtgttaaaagactccactgaaaccccttgcgttatatagattctatccagtctagctgcgt
It includes:
- the LOC128706643 gene encoding bile salt-activated lipase-like, whose product is MLVPPRGDAATMLVPPRGDAATMLVPPRGDAATMLVPPRGDAATMLVPPRGDAATMLVPPRGDAATMLVPPRGDAATMLVPPRGDAATMLVPPRGDAATMLVPPRGDAATMLVPPRGDAATMLVPPRGDAASMLVPPRGDAATMLVPPRGDAATMLVPPPSSQHLSLFTATELLDISCSKTS